A stretch of the Cucurbita pepo subsp. pepo cultivar mu-cu-16 chromosome LG16, ASM280686v2, whole genome shotgun sequence genome encodes the following:
- the LOC111777495 gene encoding uncharacterized protein LOC111777495: MERLETDRYLDDQRSLGTSGRVSLCHTNESLKLHEKFRNERHSFTYGEVHDNPHKTFRNHQKDEISGKITKKDEIVRYMSNLPCYLERGERLPEKVLSVGVLDWGRLEKWQYGHKQISTRRSWNPPVRSNGSSSYSSDSSSPHFGKDHISPSQRLHRPSLHSHLLASPHSQFVKSFGESDEKCQDLDTLNVQSKPIKRNQHSCKTNREVKIEQTEKTGPKTEVLQECKTLPGVLNYEVASSQYGELNRVDKSRAQIDSADGHAVLEKHEAIVPLPSNLVKKNDTYVCELSDSTLLLSQRTKEASQISSMKRSIVSFSAELNSDIPNASNTPCEADGDQILLKHNCPINASSNSRTVSRSAGAGHSPSQARISEAKTSVVAPLNSTVKLASIGLDLKASTVSVNKSRSSSPFSRLNIGMGRRRKSSSSVGNSCDSDQGSARVSVQSVSENAMPSACLNELRNDKPSNTGRASSSPLRRLLDPLLKPKAAVYHHAVEPVEKDLPHTPDKTYNRQSESSTIQSRKHKLDMSRCRKISVSDSSLDKKHGPSVVHALLQVAFKNGLPLFTFAVDNVSNILAATVKSSRKGTVSHIFTFFIVQEVKRKTGSWINQGSKGKGRDYVSNVIAQMNVSDSAIPRFTRPDVPSTREFVLFSVDLRQADQQTSDFLPNEELAAIIVKFPLKIKEGTATDEVKINAYNNLTKGESRECNPRSKGSEPFITTTVLLPSGIHSLPSKGGPSSLIERWNSGGSCDCGGWDLGCKLRVYTNQNQTLEKSSSSQPSPITDQFKLFPQDGVPENHCVLNLATFKDTIYSVEFDSSLSLLQAFSICLAMIDCKNSCELSETSILFEAKTSEESKLIHNDGLWNPNLAEREDPAEHITCPPLSPFGRV; this comes from the exons ATGGAACGGTTAGAAACTGACAGATATTTGGATGATCAACGATCCTTGGGTACCTCTGGGCGAGTTTCATTGTGCCATACTAACGAAAGTTTAAAGCTGCACGAGAAGTTTAGAAACGAAAGGCATAGCTTTACATATGGTGAGGTCCATGATAATCCTCATAAGACTTTCAGAAATCATCAGAAGGATGAAATTTCAGGAAAGATAACCAAGAAGGATGAAATTGTGAGATACATGTCGAATTTACCTTGCTATCTAGAACGTGGTGAACGCCTCCCGGAGAAAGTTCTTAGTGTGGGGGTTCTTGATTGGGGGCGTCTAGAAAAATGGCAGTATGGCCACAAACAAATATCAACCAGAAGAAGCTGGAATCCACCAGTCAGAAGTAATGGATCTTCATCCTATTCATCTGATAGCTCGTCTCCCCATTTTGGCAAAGATCACATCTCTCCTAGTCAAAGATTACATCGGCCTTCACTCCATTCTCACCTGTTAGCTTCTCCTCATTCTCAATTTGTTAAATCCTTCGGAGAAAGTGATGAAAAATGTCAAGATCTTGACACGTTAAATGTCCAAAGCAAGCCCATAAAAAGAAACCAGCATTCATGTAAAACAAATCGGGAAGTAAAGATTGAGCAGACAGAGAAAACAGGTCCAAAGACTGAAGTTCTCCAAGAATGTAAAACTCTGCCAGGTGTGCTGAATTACGAGGTTGCATCTTCTCAATATGGGGAGCTTAATCGAGTAGATAAGTCTCGTGCACAAATAGATTCTGCAGATGGGCATGCTGTGCTGGAAAAACATGAAGCAATTGTCCCTTTGCCCAGCAACTTAGTGAAAAAGAATGATACATATGTCTGTGAGCTTTCAGATTCTACACTCTTATTAAGTCAAAGGACCAAAGAAGCAAGTCAGATAAGCTCAATGAAGAGGTCTATAGTGAGTTTTTCTGCAGAGCTCAACTCTGATATCCCAAACGCGAGCAATACACCTTGTGAAGCTGATGGAGATCAGATTCTGCTGAAGCACAATTGTCCTATAAATGCATCCAGTAATTCTCGCACTGTTTCCAGGTCAGCTGGAGCAGGACATAGTCCATCTCAAGCTAGAATATCAGAAGCAAAAACATCAGTTGTTGCACCTTTAAATTCAACGGTCAAGTTAGCGTCTATTGGATTGGATCTGAAAGCAAGCACAGTTTCTGTTAACAAATCCAGAAGCTCTTCACCCTTTAGTCGATTAAACATTGGCATGGGTAGGAGACGTAAAAGTTCAAGTTCCGTGGGGAATTCATGCGACAGTGATCAAGGTTCAGCACGCGTATCTGTCCAATCTGTATCTGAGAATGCGATGCCTTCAGCTTGTTTGAATGAGTTGAGGAATGATAAACCCAGCAACACAGGCAGAGCTAGTTCCAGCCCTCTCAGAAGGTTGTTGGATCCTTTACTAAAGCCAAAGGCTGCAGTATATCATCATGCTGTAGAACCCGTAGAGAAAGATTTGCCTCACACGCCTGATAAAACATATAATCGACAATCTGAATCATCAACAATACAATCAAGGAAACATAAGTTAGACATGAGCAGATGCAGGAAAATCAGTGTCAGCGATTCATCTCTCGACAAGAAGCACGGACCTTCTGTAGTTCATGCCCTTCTGCAAGTTGCATTTAAAAATGGGTTGCCTTTGTTCACTTTTGCGGTTGACAATGTCTCCAACATTCTTGCAGCGACGGTGAAGAGCTCTAGAAAAGGGACAGTTAGCCATATTTTTACCTTCTTCATTGTTCAGGAAGTTAAAAGAAAGACTGGAAGTTGGATAAATCAAGGTAGCAAGGGGAAAGGTCGTGATTATGTCTCCAATGTCATTGCACAAATGAACGTTTCTGATTCAGCGATTCCCCGGTTTACCAGACCAGATGTGCCTTCTACCAGAGAGTTTGTCCTGTTTTCTGTGGATTTGAGACAGGCAGATCAGCAGACCTCAGATTTCCTACCAAATGAAGAGCTAGCTGCTATAATTGTTAAATTTCCCCTAAAAATCAAGGAAGGCACTGCTACCGATGAAGTTAAAATAAATGCTTACAACAACTTGACTAAGGGTGAATCCAGAGAATGTAATCCTCGTTCCAAGGGCAGTGAGCCCTTTATCACTACCACAGTTTTACTCCCAAGTGGTATCCATAGCCTCCCGAGTAAAGGTGGACCTTCATCGCTAATAGAGCGATGGAATTCTGGTGGATCATGCGACTGTGGGGGCTGGGATTTAGGTTGTAAACTCAGGGTTTATACCAATCAGAATCAAACACTCGAGAAATCAAGTTCATCGCAACCGTCTCCAATAACAGATCAGTTTAAGCTTTTCCCTCAG GACGGAGTACCCGAAAACCATTGCGTCTTGAATCTGGCTACTTTCAAAGATACGATATACTCAGTTGAGTTCGATTCTTCTTTGTCGCTTCTGCAAGCGTTCTCCATTTGTCTGGCAATGATAGACTGTAAGAACTCATGCGAACTTTCAGAAACAAGTATCTTATTTGAAGCAAAGACTTCTGAAGAATCAAAGTTAATACACAATGATGGATTGTGGAATCCTAATCTTGCTGAAAGAGAGGATCCTGCAGAACACATAACTTGTCCGCCACTTTCTCCTTTTGGAAGGGTCTAG
- the LOC111777055 gene encoding uncharacterized protein LOC111777055, producing MVAQSRGEQRNSKARERDSNVCRQQKCDQWSPTFLPVIFYLYQKIHHLFADASTKTKRRKKKKNLFEVVQFLPNWGVGYHVAKAHWDEISYQITKLNLYKSGTHGKAWGVAHKDGTPIAEAPKKISGVHKRCWKYIASLPSSGDSDPSAEVQTS from the exons ATGG TTGCCCAAAGCCGCGGGGAGCAGCGAAATAGCAAagctagagagagagactCCAATGTCTGTCGCCAACAGAAGTGCGATCAGTGGAGCCCTACATTTCTCCCGGTTATCTTCTACCTTTACCAGAAGATTCACCACCTCTTCGCCGATGCTTCGACTAAAACCAAgcggaggaagaagaagaagaacctgtTCGAAGTAGTTCAGTTTTTGCCCAATTGGGGAGTAGGATACCATGTCGCCAAGGCTCATTGGGATGAAATATCGTACCAGATCACCAAATTAAATCTGTACAAG AGTGGCACGCATGGCAAGGCATGGGGCGTTGCTCATAAAGATG GCACGCCTATCGCAGAAGCTCCGAAGAAGATCAGTGGCGTTCACAAGCGCTGTTGGAAGTATATCGCTAGCTTACCGAGTTCAGGAGACAGCGACCCATCAGCTGAAGTTCAAACTTCATGA
- the LOC111777196 gene encoding mitochondrial uncoupling protein 2-like: protein MADPQSQTDFSFFQTFLCSAFAACVAELCTIPLDVAKVRLQLQKKAAAADGMGQSRYRGLMGTIATIAREEGLPALWKGVIAGLHRQCIYGGLRIGLYDPVKLYLVGNNFVGDIPLHQKILAALFTGAVAISVANPTDLVKVRLQAEGKLPAGVPRRYSGTLDAYFTIIRQEGLMALWTGIGPNIARNAIINAAELASYDQVKQMILKIPGFLDSIFTHLLAGLGAGFFAVCIGSPVDVVKSRMMGDSTYKNTIDCFVKTLQNEGPFAFYKGFLPNFGRLGSWNAVMFLTLEQAKKLFSL, encoded by the exons ATGGCAGATCCTCAGTCCCAGACCGATTTCTCATTCTTTCAGACATTTCTATGCAGTGCTTTTGCCGCTTGCGTTGCGGAG CTATGTACCATTCCTTTGGACGTTGCGAAAGTACGGCTTCAGCTGCAGAAGAAAGCAGCTGCCGCAGATGGGATGGGTCAATCTAGATATAGGGGATTAATGGGAACTATCGCCACAATTGCTAGGGAAGAAGGCTTACCAGCTCTTTGGAAAGGAGTTATTGCAGGATTACATCGCCAGTGTATTTATGGCGGCCTAAGGATCGGGCTATATGATCCT GTTAAACTATATTTAGTAGGCAACAATTTTGTTGGAGATATACCTCTACATCAGAAGATCTTAGCTGCTTTGTTTACTG GTGCCGTAGCAATTTCTGTGGCAAATCCAACTGATCTTGTCAAGGTTCGTCTTCAAGCTGAAGGAAAGTTGCCAGCTGGGGTGCCTAGACGTTACTCAGGCACTCTAGATGCATATTTTACTATCATAAGACAG GAAGGATTGATGGCCTTGTGGACGGGAATTGGTCCAAACATAGCAAGGAATGCTATTATTAATGCCGCAGAACTAGCAAGTTATGACCAAGTGAAGCAG ATGATTCTAAAAATTCCAGGATTCCTGGACAGTATTTTTACTCACCTCCTAGCTGGTCTAGGTGCAGGTTTCTTCGCGGTTTGCATCGGTTCCCCTGTTGATGTG GTCAAATCAAGAATGATGGGAGATTCCACCTACAAAAATACCATTGATTGCTTCGTTAAAACCTTACAGAATGAG GGGCCTTTTGCCTTCTATAAaggatttcttccaaattttggTCGACTTGGATCTTGGAATGCGGTCATGTTTCTGACTCTTGAGCAA GCAAAGAAGCTTTTCAGCCTATGA
- the LOC111777785 gene encoding probable serine/threonine-protein kinase BSK3, which translates to MGARCSRFGLCFWPSQIESNLNDLSCADNEDALPGFCEYSFDQLRAATSGFSSENIVSEHGEKAPNVVYRGKLDDDRVIAVKRFNKSAWPDSRQFLDEARAVGQLRNQRLANLIGCCCEGNERLLVAEFMPNETLSRHLFHWETQPMQWAMRLRVALYLAQALEYCSSKGRALYHDLNAYRVLFDQDGNPRLSCFGLMKNSRDGKSYSTNLAFTPPEYMRTGRITPESVVYSFGTLLLDLLSGKHIPPSHALDLIRAKNFPMLMDSCLEGHLSNDEGTELVRLASRCLQYELRERPNVKSLVIALTALQKETEVPSYVLMGISHGNASSKQISLSPFGEACSRTDLTAIHEFLEKAGYKDDEGVANELSFQMWTSQIQETLNSKKRGDSAFRAKDFVNAIDCYTQFIDGGTMVSPTVFARRSLCYLMSDMPQEALGDAMQAQAVSPDWPTAMYLQAAALFILGMENDAQETLRDGTTLEFKKERT; encoded by the exons ATGGGAGCTCGTTGCTCCAGATTTGGACTCTGTTTTTGGCCTTCTCAGATCGAATCTAATCTCAACGATTTGTCCTGCGCCG ATAATGAGGACGCATTGCCTGGATTCTGCGAGTACAGTTTTGATCAGTTAAGAGCTGCTACTTCGGGATTTTCTTCGGAGAACATTGTTTCCGAGCATGGAGAGAAAGCGCCCAATGTTGTTTATAGGGGAAAACTTGACGATGACCGAGTGATTGCTGTGAAGCGCTTCAACAAGTCGGCTTGGCCCGATTCTCGCCAATTCCTA GATGAAGCTAGAGCTGTGGGACAGCTAAGGAATCAACGATTGGCAAATTTGATTGGATGCTGCTGCGAGGGCAATGAGAGATTGCTAGTGGCTGAGTTCATGCCCAATGAAACTCTTTCCAGGCACCTTTTTCATT GGGAAACGCAGCCCATGCAGTGGGCAATGAGGCTTCGAGTGGCATTATATCTAGCACAAGCTTTGGAGTACTGCAGTAGTAAGGGACGTGCATTGTACCACGACCTCAATGCTTATAGAGTTCTCTTCGATCAG GATGGTAATCCCAGGCTATCCTGTTTTGGCCTTATGAAGAACAGTAGAGATGGAAAGAGCTATAGTACCAACCTGGCTTTCACCCCTCCAGAATATATGAGGACAG GGAGGATAACGCCAGAAAGTGTTGTTTACAGCTTTGGCACTCTATTGCTTGATCTTCTCAGTGGCAAACATATTCCCCCTAGCCAT GCACTGGATCTGATACGTGCCAAAAATTTTCCGATGCTGATGGACTCGTGTTTAGAAGGTCATCTCTCTAATGATGAGGGGACTGAACTAGTGAGGTTGGCTTCAAGATGTTTACAGTATGAACTTCGTGAGAGGCCAAATGTCAAGTCTCTTGTAATTGCTCTCACTGCTCTTCAGAAAGAAACCGAG GTTCCTTCTTACGTTCTTATGGGAATTTCGCATGGGAATGCTTCCTCCAAGCAAATTTCATTATCACCTTTTGGGGAGGCTTGCTCAAGAACGGATCTTACTGCAATACATGAATTTTTGGAGAAGGCTGGATACAAGGATGATGAGGGAGTTGCAAATGAG CTTTCTTTCCAAATGTGGACAAGCCAAATACAGGAAACACTCAATTCTAAGAAGCGTGGGGACTCGGCATTTCGAGCTAAAGACTTCGTAAATGCCATCGATTGCTACACGCAA TTCATAGATGGAGGAACCATGGTATCACCAACAGTATTTGCTAGACGTAGTTTGTGTTACTTGATGAGTGACATGCCTCAGGAAGCTCTAGGAGATGCTATGCAAGCCCAAGCAGTGTCACCAGACTGGCCAACTGCCATGTATCTTCAAGCTGCCGCCCTTTTCATCCTTGGAATGGAAAATGATGCACAAGAAACTCTGAGAGATGGAACAACCCTggaattcaaaaaagaaagaacttgA
- the LOC111776764 gene encoding proliferating cell nuclear antigen, whose product MLELRLVQGSLLKKVLESIKDLVNDANFDCSATGFSLQAMDSSHVALVALLLRAEGFEHYRCDRNMSMGMNLNNMSKMLKCAGNDDIITIKADDGSDTVTFMFESPTQDKISDFEMKLMDIDSEHLGIPDAEYHAIVRMPSAEFARICKDLSSIGDTVVISVTKEGVKFSTRGDIGSANVVCRQNTTVDKPEEATVIEMNEPVSLTFALRYMNSFTKATPLSNTVTISLSSDLPVVVEYKIAEMGYVRFYLAPKIEEDEDETKP is encoded by the exons ATGTTGGAGCTTCGTCTTGTTCAGGGTTCGCTCCTCAAGAAGGTCTTGGAATCGATCAAGGACTTAGTGAATGATGCCAACTTTGACTGTTCGGCCACTGGATTCTCTCTTCAGGCCATGGACTCGAGCCATGTCGCCCTGGTGGCTCTTCTCCTTCGGGCGGAGGGCTTCGAACATTATCGCTGCGATAGGAACATGTCCATGGGAATGAACTTGAACAACATGTCGAAGATGCTCAAGTGTGCCGGCAATGATGATATTATTACAATCAAGGCCGATGACGGCAGTGATACTGTCACTTTCATGTTCGAAAGCCCCA CTCAAGATAAGATTTCCGATTTTGAGATGAAATTGATGGACATCGACAGTGAGCATCTTGGTATTCCAGATGCGGAGTACCATGCTATTGTTAGGATGCCTTCTGCTGAGTTCGCTAGAATATGCAAAGATCTCAGCAGCATTGGTGATACTG TTGTGATTTCTGTCACAAAGGAAGGTGTCAAGTTCTCAACAAGAGGTGATATTGGATCTGCCAATGTTGTTTGCAGGCAGAATACCACTGTAGACAAG CCTGAAGAAGCAACAGTCATAGAGATGAACGAGCCAGTTTCCTTGACATTTGCTCTTAGGTATATGAACTCCTTCACTAAGGCGACACCTCTTTCTAACACAGTCACCATCAGCTTGTCTTCCGACCTACCCGTCGTCGTTGAGTACAAAATAGCAGAGATGGGATATGTTAGGTTTTACTTAGCTcccaaaatagaagaagatgaggatgAGACCAAGCCTTAG
- the LOC111777195 gene encoding protein GRAVITROPIC IN THE LIGHT 1, whose product MANKVSNFSDLIQRVTASCLLHPLAAVRQDSGEIAGKNRQGHEASYDSDELEDDEEAGEVEDEWSKEGIRAREVPKGELVGVEKLVEMEILMNEVFDVVSTMKKAYVNLQDAHCPWDPERMRVADVAVVAELRRLGVLRERFRRSLIVHGSGGGRGRRRNGVVGMLKEVVAPYEAAMEELKKEVKSRDVEVENLKEKLKNSMALAKGSSYGGKKGRSQSKRKVSCSFGQVAASPVPELFEATMSQVKEASKAFTSLLLSLMRSAHWDIAAAVRSIESAISESDNTYLDTVATTHHAKFALESYISRKIFHGFDHETFYMDGSLSSLLNPEQFRRDCFTQYRDMKAMDPAELLGILPTCHFGKFCSKKYLSIVHPKMEESLFGDSEQRRQILAGNHPRSQFYAEFLGLSKAVWLLHLLAFSLDPSPSQFEASRGAEFHAQYMESVVKLPCGRATASLTVGFPVSPGFKLGNGSVIKARVFLVSRS is encoded by the exons ATGGCGAATAAGGTCTCCAATTTCTCCGATCTGATTCAACGAGTTACAGCCTCTTGTCTGCTTCATCCACTCGCCGCCGTCCGTCAGGATTCCGGGGAGATCGCTGGCAAGAATCGCCAAGGACATGAGGCGAGTTACGATTCCGATGAGCTCGAGGATGATGAGGAGGCGGGGGAAGTAGAGGACGAGTGGAGTAAGGAAGGGATTAGGGCACGGGAAGTGCCGAAGGGAGAGTTAGTCGGAGTGGAGAAACTAGTGGAGATGGAGATTCTGATGAACGAAGTCTTCGATGTCGTTTCGACTATGAAAAAGGCGTATGTGAACCTGCAAGATGCGCATTGTCCTTGGGACCCGGAGAGGATGAGAGTGGCCGATGTTGCAGTTGTGGCGGAGTTGCGGAGGCTAGGGGTTTTAAGAGAAAGGTTTCGCCGGAGTTTGATTGTTCATGGCTCTGGAGGCGGACGCGGGCGTAGGAGAAACGGCGTAGTCGGGATGCTGAAGGAGGTTGTTGCTCCGTACGAGGCGGCCATGGAGGAACTGAAGAAGGAGGTGAAGTCCAGAGATGTGGAGGTTGAGAATCTCAAGGAGAAGCTTAAGAACTCTATGGCACTTGCCAAGGGCAGCAGCTATGGCGGCAAGAAAGGAAGATCTCAGTCAAAGAGGAAGGTCAGCTGCAGTTTTGGTCAAG TGGCGGCATCCCCTGTCCCTGAGCTGTTCGAGGCCACAATGAGCCAAGTCAAGGAAGCCTCCAAAGCCTTCACGTCTCTCTTGCTCTCTCTTATGCGCTCTGCTCATTGGGACATTGCAGCTGCAGTCCGTTCTATAGAATCAGCTATCTCTGAGAGTGACAATACCTACCTTGATACTGTTGCCACCACTCACCATGCCAAGTTTGCTCTTGAATCTTACATTTCCCGCAAGATTTTCCATGGTTTCGATCACGAAACTTTCTACATGGATGGCAGCCTCTCCTCACTGCTAAACCCCGAGCAGTTTCGGCGGGATTGTTTCACCCAATATCGTGACATGAAAGCCATGGACCCTGCTGAACTTCTCGGAATCTTACCAACTTGCCATTTTGGCAAATTCTGCTCCAAGAAGTATCTTTCCATTGTTCACCCCAAAATGGAGGAGTCCTTGTTTGGAGACTCGGAGCAGCGTCGACAAATCTTGGCTGGTAACCACCCTAGGAGTCAATTCTATGCTGAGTTCTTGGGGCTGTCCAAGGCAGTCTGGCTGCTTCATCTGCTAGCATTCTCACTTGACCCATCTCCGAGCCAATTCGAGGCAAGTAGAGGAGCCGAATTCCACGCGCAGTACATGGAAAGTGTGGTGAAATTACCATGTGGACGGGCAACAGCTTCTTTGACTGTGGGATTTCCAGTTAGTCCTGGGTTTAAGTTGGGTAATGGTTCAGTCATCAAAGCCAGGGTTTTCTTAGTTTCCAGGAGTTAA